In Danaus plexippus chromosome 13 unlocalized genomic scaffold, MEX_DaPlex mxdp_40, whole genome shotgun sequence, the following are encoded in one genomic region:
- the LOC133320230 gene encoding gastric triacylglycerol lipase-like has protein sequence MSVCSQHCLASQDSSYLDDSKLQFSDLATKYGHPATEYEVITEDGYILSLFRLPGDSRYPILLSHGFQGTGDDWILRGKESLSITLANKGYDVWIGNYRGNRYSRRHQYLNPDLDDSFWNFSFHELGYFDLPAFIDTVLNVTKATRLAAVGHSQGNTVFYVLGSTRPEYNSKVSIMIALAPICFLQNTKYPVSIAIQNAPLLNALANRIGLTEVLVFSEELRSFLPSKTALNFTSLASKYGYKAEYYEIVTDDGYKLGLFHIQGKKPGPILLMHGIADTSDTWLLRGKNSLGITLAEKGYDVWFGNIRGNKYSRQHKTLNPNKDSAFWQFSFHEHGYYDLKAIVDTVLSETKHTKLTAIGHSQGNTIFYVLGSTRPEYNDKINVLVSLAPVCYLSHAPSPLAILIKFAPEINTIAKAINLNEIFGNATINGKLIDLLCNHVLIGYPVCALGALLPLSGFDVTEFGPAFYKIAIEHFPSSTTRHNLYHFAQVARRKSFSKFDYGPERNMKEYKSLMPPDYELKSVTMPVVLLAANNDKVCMLEDVQRLRSELPNVENYQIIERYLMNHFDYVWGENMPNYLFPHIFRAIENI, from the exons ATGTCGGTATGTTCACAACACTGTCTTGCATCTCAGGACAGTTCATATTTAGATGATTCCAAATTACAATTTAGTGATTTGGCCACAAAATATGGCCATCCGGCCACAGAATACGAGGTTATCACAGAAGACGGATACATTCTCTCTCTGTTCAGACTCCCCGGTGATAGTCGTTATCCAATACTACTGAGTCACGGTTTCCAAGGAACAGGAGACGACTGGATTTTGAGAGGTAAAGAATCTCTTAGCATCACCTTGGCTAATAAAGGCTACGACGTCTGGATTGGTAACTATAGAGGCAATCGATATTCCAGACGGCACCAATACCTCAACCCAGACCTCGACGACAGTTTCTGGAATTTTAGTTTCCATGAACTCGGTTATTTTGATCTTCCTGCTTTTATTGACACCGTTTTGAATGTAACCAAAGCTACAAGACTAGCAGCCGTCGGTCACTCTCAAGGAAATACTGTATTTTACGTTCTGGGCTCTACCAGACCAGAATACAATTCCAAAGTTAGTATTATGATAGCCCTAGCACCTATATGTTTTCTACAAAACACTAAGTATCCAGTTTCAATAGCCATACAGAATGCACCGCTGCTGAATGCATTGGCAAATAGAATTGGCCTCACAGAAGTCCTAG TATTCAGTGAAGAATTGAGATCCTTCCTTCCATCGAAAACCGCATTGAATTTTACTTCTCTGGCTTCAAAGTATGGATACAAAGCGGAGTACTACGAGATAGTCACCGATGACGGTTACAAACTTGGACTATTCCATATTCAGGGAAAAAAACCGGGACCGATACTGTTAATGCACGGAATAGCTGACACCAGCGACACCTGGCTGTTGAGAGGCAAAAACTCTCTCGGAATCACACTCGCAGAAAAAGGATACGACGTCTGGTTCGGAAATATCAGAGGCAACAAATATTCCAGACAACACAAAACACTAAATCCAAACAAAGACAGTGCCTTCTGGCAGTTCAGTTTTCATGAGCACGGCTATTACGACCTCAAAGCGATAGTTGACACCGTTCTATCCGAGACAAAACATACCAAATTGACAGCTATCGGTCATTCTCAAGGTAACACGATATTCTACGTGCTAGGATCCACTCGGCCGGAGTATAATGACAAGATCAACGTTCTTGTATCTCTAGCACCCGTCTGTTATCTGAGCCACGCGCCATCACCTCTCGCAATACTCATCAAGTTCGCTCCGGAGATAAATACCATTGCAAAGGCAATAAACTTGAACGAAATATTCGGAAATGCCACTATAAACGGGAAGCTTATTGACCTTTTATGTAACCACGTGTTAATCGGATATCCCGTGTGCGCTCTGGGCGCACTGCTACCGCTATCGGGCTTCGATGTAACTGAATTCGGACcggctttttataaaatagcgaTCGAACATTTCCCGTCCAGTACGACAAGGCACAATTTATACCACTTCGCCCAAGTTGCTAGAAGAAAGAGTTTCTCAAAATTCGACTACGGCCCAGAGAGGAATATGAAGGAATATAAATCGCTGATGCCTCCAGATTATGAACTGAAATCGGTTACGATGCCAGTGGTCCTGTTGGCAGCCAATAACGACAAAGTATGTATGCTGGAAGATGTCCAAAGATTGAGATCGGAACTACCCAACGTTGAGAACTACCAAATCATCGAACGTTACCTGATGAACCACTTCGACTACGTGTGGGGAGAGAATATGCCCAACTACCTGTTCCCGCATATATTTCGagcaatagaaaatatttaa
- the LOC116769908 gene encoding cationic amino acid transporter 2 isoform X1, whose amino-acid sequence MTFPDENGFSVGDAARVRGVQGHTISQAYADGGIKAGAARAARLAYGVLSRRKAAEEGVARLARVLSALDLTALGVGSTLGVGVYVLAGDVAKNYAGPAVVLSFLLAAVASVFAGLCYAEFGARVPKAGSAYVYSYVCVGEFIAFIIGWNLILEYIIGAASVVKALSEYLDSLLDKSISSQLYSWMPMDSPHLAKYPDLFAFLVIMLFSVGLAFGVKESTKFNNFCTGVNLCVVLFVIISGSFKADTKNWRIPESEVPHDGKKNFGSGGFAPYGLAGVVKGAAVCFYGFIGFDCVATAGEEARRPQKSIPFAVVVSLLVVFLAYFGVSSVLTLMMPYYMQDEKAPFPFVYDQLGWTWAKYAVSVGAICALLSSLLGAVFPLPRIIYAMSSDGLLFRWLGAVSEKHQTPLVGTMVAGLLTGTLAMIFELEQLIHMMSIGTLLAYSMVASCVMLLRYQSSQSPHRAPEPIRPCVRGLLRQCVNLDRVTSPSPLSSTVATTLVTLYGVWSLVLMNSIHQRGEAVLLGDPAAVCEVSVGAALVVFTLFAISRQPVSEKKLAFSVPLVPWLPGVSVLLNVYLMLNLDHATWIRFAVWIAAGLLIYVTYGAWHSSERRRTLDTVQLAELHNDSQTALLGQTL is encoded by the exons atGACTTTTCCTGATGAAAATGGATTTTCCGTTGGTGATGCAGCAAGAGTTAGAGGTGTTCAAGGTCATACAATATCACAGGCTTACGCCGATG GTGGTATAAAGGCCGGTGCCGCTCGGGCAGCTAGACTCGCCTATGGAGTGCTCTCACGACGCAAGGCGGCCGAGGAAGGTGTAGCGAGGCTCGCGAGGGTACTGTCAGCACTTGACTTGACAGCCCTCGGTGTAGGCAGTACGCTGGGTGTGGGGGTGTACGTCCTAGCTGGTGATGTGGCCAAGAATTATGCTGGCCCTGCTGTGGTTCTGTCGTTTCTTTTGGCTGCGGTCGCTAGCGTATTCGCCG GTCTCTGTTACGCTGAATTCGGTGCTCGCGTACCCAAGGCCGGCTCCGCTTACGTTTACAGTTACGTCTGCGTTGGAGAGTTCATTGCCTTTATCATTGGATGGAATCTGATATTGGAGTATATTATAG GTGCGGCGTCTGTGGTGAAGGCGCTCAGTGAGTACCTGGACTCGTTGCTGGACAAGTCTATCTCCAGTCAGCTGTACTCCTGGATGCCGATGGACTCCCCTCACCTCGCCAAATACCCGGATCTGTTCGCCTTCCTCGTCATCATGCTGTTCTCTG TGGGTCTTGCATTCGGTGTGAAGGAATCGACCAAATTCAATAACTTCTGTACCGGTGTCAATCTGTGTGTAGTGCTGTTTGTCATTATATCTGGATCATTCAAAG ctgATACAAAGAACTGGCGCATCCCTGAGTCGGAGGTGCCTCACGACGGCAAAAAGAACTTCGGCAGTGGAGGCTTCGCTCCCTACGGCCTGGCCGGGGTTGTGAAGGGTGCTGCGGTGTGCTTCTATGGGTTCATTG GTTTCGACTGTGTGGCGACTGCTGGCGAGGAAGCTCGTCGTCCTCAGAAGTCGATTCCGTTCGCGGTGGTGGTGTCGCTACTGGTGGTGTTCCTCGCGTACTTCGGCGTGTCTTCAGTGCTGACCCTCATGATGCCGTATTACATGCAG GACGAGAAAGCTCCGTTCCCTTTCGTGTACGACCAGCTAGGCTGGACGTGGGCCAAGTACGCCGTCAGTGTCGGAGCAATTTGTGCTTTATTGTCTAG TCTGCTGGGAGCTGTGTTCCCCCTCCCTCGTATTATCTACGCGATGTCTTCGGACGGTCTGTTGTTCCGCTGGCTGGGAGCCGTCAGCGAGAAACATCAGACGCCACTCGTGGGGACCATGGTCGCTGGTCTGCTTACTG GAACCCTGGCCATGATCTTCGAGCTGGAGCAGCTGATCCACATGATGTCTATCGGGACCCTGCTGGCCTACTCCATGGTCGCCTCCTGTGTAATGCTGTTAAG GTACCAGAGCTCCCAGTCGCCTCACCGCGCGCCGGAGCCCATCCGTCCGTGTGTCCGCGGCCTGCTCCGTCAGTGTGTGAACTTGGACCGTGTGACGTCACCGTCTCCGCTCAGCTCCACCGTCGCCACCACACTCGTCACGTTGTACG GAGTATGGTCTTTGGTACTCATGAACAGTATCCACCAGCGCGGGGAGGCGGTGCTCTTAGGTGATCCGGCGGCCGTCTGCGAGGTGTCTGTGGGCGCCGCCCTGGTCGTGTTCACACTGTTCGCGATATCAAGACAACCTGTCTCCGAAAAGAAATTGGCTTTCTCG GTGCCGTTGGTGCCGTGGCTGCCGGGTGTGAGTGTGTTGTTGAACGTGTACCTCATGTTGAACCTGGACCACGCCACATGGATACGGTTCGCGGTCTGGATAGCGGCCG
- the LOC116769908 gene encoding cationic amino acid transporter 2 isoform X2, whose amino-acid sequence MWVQVCWLLGGIKAGAARAARLAYGVLSRRKAAEEGVARLARVLSALDLTALGVGSTLGVGVYVLAGDVAKNYAGPAVVLSFLLAAVASVFAGLCYAEFGARVPKAGSAYVYSYVCVGEFIAFIIGWNLILEYIIGAASVVKALSEYLDSLLDKSISSQLYSWMPMDSPHLAKYPDLFAFLVIMLFSVGLAFGVKESTKFNNFCTGVNLCVVLFVIISGSFKADTKNWRIPESEVPHDGKKNFGSGGFAPYGLAGVVKGAAVCFYGFIGFDCVATAGEEARRPQKSIPFAVVVSLLVVFLAYFGVSSVLTLMMPYYMQDEKAPFPFVYDQLGWTWAKYAVSVGAICALLSSLLGAVFPLPRIIYAMSSDGLLFRWLGAVSEKHQTPLVGTMVAGLLTGTLAMIFELEQLIHMMSIGTLLAYSMVASCVMLLRYQSSQSPHRAPEPIRPCVRGLLRQCVNLDRVTSPSPLSSTVATTLVTLYGVWSLVLMNSIHQRGEAVLLGDPAAVCEVSVGAALVVFTLFAISRQPVSEKKLAFSVPLVPWLPGVSVLLNVYLMLNLDHATWIRFAVWIAAGLLIYVTYGAWHSSERRRTLDTVQLAELHNDSQTALLGQTL is encoded by the exons ATGTGGGTGCAAGTGTGCTGGCTTCTAG GTGGTATAAAGGCCGGTGCCGCTCGGGCAGCTAGACTCGCCTATGGAGTGCTCTCACGACGCAAGGCGGCCGAGGAAGGTGTAGCGAGGCTCGCGAGGGTACTGTCAGCACTTGACTTGACAGCCCTCGGTGTAGGCAGTACGCTGGGTGTGGGGGTGTACGTCCTAGCTGGTGATGTGGCCAAGAATTATGCTGGCCCTGCTGTGGTTCTGTCGTTTCTTTTGGCTGCGGTCGCTAGCGTATTCGCCG GTCTCTGTTACGCTGAATTCGGTGCTCGCGTACCCAAGGCCGGCTCCGCTTACGTTTACAGTTACGTCTGCGTTGGAGAGTTCATTGCCTTTATCATTGGATGGAATCTGATATTGGAGTATATTATAG GTGCGGCGTCTGTGGTGAAGGCGCTCAGTGAGTACCTGGACTCGTTGCTGGACAAGTCTATCTCCAGTCAGCTGTACTCCTGGATGCCGATGGACTCCCCTCACCTCGCCAAATACCCGGATCTGTTCGCCTTCCTCGTCATCATGCTGTTCTCTG TGGGTCTTGCATTCGGTGTGAAGGAATCGACCAAATTCAATAACTTCTGTACCGGTGTCAATCTGTGTGTAGTGCTGTTTGTCATTATATCTGGATCATTCAAAG ctgATACAAAGAACTGGCGCATCCCTGAGTCGGAGGTGCCTCACGACGGCAAAAAGAACTTCGGCAGTGGAGGCTTCGCTCCCTACGGCCTGGCCGGGGTTGTGAAGGGTGCTGCGGTGTGCTTCTATGGGTTCATTG GTTTCGACTGTGTGGCGACTGCTGGCGAGGAAGCTCGTCGTCCTCAGAAGTCGATTCCGTTCGCGGTGGTGGTGTCGCTACTGGTGGTGTTCCTCGCGTACTTCGGCGTGTCTTCAGTGCTGACCCTCATGATGCCGTATTACATGCAG GACGAGAAAGCTCCGTTCCCTTTCGTGTACGACCAGCTAGGCTGGACGTGGGCCAAGTACGCCGTCAGTGTCGGAGCAATTTGTGCTTTATTGTCTAG TCTGCTGGGAGCTGTGTTCCCCCTCCCTCGTATTATCTACGCGATGTCTTCGGACGGTCTGTTGTTCCGCTGGCTGGGAGCCGTCAGCGAGAAACATCAGACGCCACTCGTGGGGACCATGGTCGCTGGTCTGCTTACTG GAACCCTGGCCATGATCTTCGAGCTGGAGCAGCTGATCCACATGATGTCTATCGGGACCCTGCTGGCCTACTCCATGGTCGCCTCCTGTGTAATGCTGTTAAG GTACCAGAGCTCCCAGTCGCCTCACCGCGCGCCGGAGCCCATCCGTCCGTGTGTCCGCGGCCTGCTCCGTCAGTGTGTGAACTTGGACCGTGTGACGTCACCGTCTCCGCTCAGCTCCACCGTCGCCACCACACTCGTCACGTTGTACG GAGTATGGTCTTTGGTACTCATGAACAGTATCCACCAGCGCGGGGAGGCGGTGCTCTTAGGTGATCCGGCGGCCGTCTGCGAGGTGTCTGTGGGCGCCGCCCTGGTCGTGTTCACACTGTTCGCGATATCAAGACAACCTGTCTCCGAAAAGAAATTGGCTTTCTCG GTGCCGTTGGTGCCGTGGCTGCCGGGTGTGAGTGTGTTGTTGAACGTGTACCTCATGTTGAACCTGGACCACGCCACATGGATACGGTTCGCGGTCTGGATAGCGGCCG
- the LOC116770274 gene encoding lipase 3-like, with translation MCKNIILCLFVLIQCSAQCFDGEYRDIIYKRTPNFTEIGTKLGLRVNEHDVVSQDGYILKLFHIPGNASRPVLLMHGIIDSADTFIIRENSSLAIVLANAGYDVWVGNVRGNRYSRRHVFLDPDIDKKFWDFSFHEYGFYDLPAIIDFVLDKTGEKSLSAIGHSLGNTIFYVLGSKREEYNQKIKVIIAVSPISYLSNLKNSVAKLMEAMPAISNFFILIGEEEFVGDDTPIVQGLRVVCGCKKYYELCVNGLFFTIAGRDPEELEPNFFQTVVAHYPTGSSRKTALHVSQIGLRKTFAEFDYERRNNDVYNSTTPPEYDLNKVVMKVVLVAGRNDEISTLDDVHLLRKRLPNTDYIVVGRKKFNHIDAVWGRNMKKYLFPHIFHFLEKYN, from the coding sequence ATGTGTAAGAATATAATCTTATGCTTGTTTGTACTTATTCAGTGTTCTGCTCAGTGTTTCGATGGTGAATATCgtgatattatttacaagaGAACTCCAAATTTTACTGAGATTGGAACAAAACTAGGGCTCAGAGTAAACGAGCATGACGTCGTAAGTCAAGacggatatattttaaaacttttccaTATACCGGGCAACGCTAGCAGACCTGTGCTTTTGATGCATGGTATTATTGATTCAGCTGATACTTTCATTATAAGAGAAAATTCTTCTCTCGCAATTGTTCTTGCTAACGCAGGCTATGACGTGTGGGTTGGAAACGTCAGAGGCAATAGGTACTCCCGCAGACATGTATTCTTGGATCCGGACATAGATAAGAAATTTTGGGATTTTAGCTTCCACGAATATGGCTTTTATGATCTCCCCGCCATCATCGACTTTGTGTTGGACAAAACTGGTGAAAAATCTCTAAGTGCAATAGGCCATTCGTTGGGAAACACGATATTTTACGTTCTCGGATCAAAACGAGAGGAATATAATCAGAAGATCAAAGTGATAATAGCAGTCTCGCCGATCAGCTATTtgagcaatttaaaaaattctgtaGCAAAATTAATGGAAGCAATGCCAGCCAtatcaaattttttcattcttatTGGAGAAGAAGAATTCGTGGGGGATGACACACCTATTGTTCAAGGACTAAGAGTTGTCTGcggatgtaaaaaatattatgaattgtgTGTTAATGGTCTCTTCTTCACGATAGCCGGCAGAGATCCCGAGGAGCTGGAACCGAATTTCTTTCAGACTGTCGTCGCTCATTACCCCACTGGATCGTCAAGAAAGACTGCGCTGCATGTCTCACAGATTGGATTAAGGAAAACATTCGCGGAATTTGATTACGAACGGAGGAATAATGATGTGTACAATTCAACAACTCCTCCAGAAtacgatttaaataaagttgtcATGAAAGTTGTTTTAGTCGCTGGAAGGAATGACGAGATCTCTACTCTAGATGACGTCCATCTCCTTAGAAAGAGATTGCCGAACACTGATTATATTGTTGTTGGAAGAAAGAAGTTCAATCACATCGACGCTGTTTGGGGAcgaaacatgaaaaaatatttattccctcacatattccattttttggaaaaatacaattga
- the LOC116770123 gene encoding lipase 1-like has product MKLTVFFIFSVVATVLQSDIILGKNDLLLEEDARLDFMGLATKYGHPAVRHQVTTEDGYILTLFHIPGRSKLPVLLMHGLLDTADTFLLRGNDSLGIALANSGYDLWFGNCRGNRYSRRHRDLDPNRDSSYWSFTFHEMGYYDLPAIIDRVLNETGTPSLTAIGHSRGNTIFFVLGSTRPEYNSKVNVVIALAPVVYLRDLPLPFQTILNSLPVVYKILASANIQVNEFFGYDSVSTMFLRTFCPQNFISYQFCLNQILYPILGFDPFTFDQSFLRIFLYHYPAGTSWRDSLHFTQLSNSRIFRRYDFGNDINMLMYNSTSPPLYPLRRVTMPVALIAARNDPISTLSNVDLLKRQLPNVADYAVVPWLLFNHGDFVWLQTAPIHVFPQIKRVLLRFNPI; this is encoded by the coding sequence ATGAAACTTACTGTATTCTTCATATTTTCAGTTGTGGCAACTGTTTTGCAAAGTGATATTATTCTGGGAAAAAACGATTTACTGCTGGAAGAGGACGCAAGGCTGGACTTCATGGGTCTAGCAACAAAGTATGGCCACCCAGCGGTACGGCACCAGGTGACCACGGAAGATGGCTACATCCTTACACTCTTCCACATTCCTGGTAGAAGCAAATTACCTGTTCTTCTTATGCACGGTCTTCTGGACACAGCGGatacttttttattgagaGGAAATGATTCGTTGGGGATCGCTTTAGCTAATTCCGGCTACGACCTATGGTTCGGTAACTGCAGAGGCAACAGATACTCACGAAGACATCGGGATCTCGATCCAAATAGAGATAGCAGTTATTGGAGCTTCACTTTTCATGAAATGGGATATTACGACCTTCCAGCTATCATAGATAGAGTTTTAAATGAGACAGGAACTCCGAGCCTCACAGCAATCGGCCACTCACGAGGAAATACCATCTTTTTCGTACTGGGTTCCACGAGACCGGAGTACAACTCCAAGGTTAATGTTGTCATAGCTCTTGCGCCCGTGGTCTATCTAAGAGATTTACCTCTCCCTTTTCAAACCATATTAAATTCACTTCCCGTGGTATACAAAATACTAGCGAGTGCAAATATACAGGTGAATGAATTTTTTGGATACGACAGTGTCTCGACCATGTTCCTCAGAACTTTCTGCCCACAGAACTTTATAAGTTATCAGTTTTGCTTAAACCAAATATTATATCCAATCTTAGGCTTCGACCCGTTCACATTTGATCAAAGTTTTCTACGTATATTTCTCTACCACTATCCTGCTGGAACCTCTTGGAGAGattctttacattttactCAATTAAGTAACAGCAGAATATTCCGACGTTACGATTTCGGAAACGATATAAACATGTTAATGTACAATTCCACAAGTCCGCCATTGTACCCGCTGAGGAGAGTCACGATGCCAGTGGCTTTGATAGCGGCTAGGAATGATCCTATTTCAACCCTGAGCAATGTTGATCTATTAAAACGTCAATTACCGAACGTGGCCGATTATGCAGTGGTTCCTTGGTTACTTTTCAATCATGGTGATTTCGTGTGGCTTCAAACAGCGCCAATACATGTATTTCCTCAAATAAAACGTGTTCTGTTACGTTTCAatccaatataa
- the LOC133320234 gene encoding uncharacterized protein LOC133320234 isoform X2, which translates to MWNIRSRFSSACAVVLLSLLVSSAATDSYFDKTSLDNDSEYKVENENTIYPVAEYEDLGRAGEDPRKSLMENMMEYTERLTDAEDRRPSPKVEAKYPSWSELAGLKDVGIKKWVTALSNNVSSKLLPKNRRQLKWRKGTTVVCYLKLCSFKQPF; encoded by the exons ATGTGGAACATCag GTCAAGGTTTTCCTCAGCTTGTGCTGTTGTATTATTGAGTCTCCTCGTGTCGTCTGCTGCCACTGATTCGTACTTCGACAAGACCAGTCTAGACAATGATTCTGAATATAAG GTTGAGAATGAGAACACAATTTATCCAGTGGCTGAGTACGAAGACCTCGGACGTGCTGGAGAGGATCCCAGAAAAAGTCTGATGGAGAACATGATGGAATACACTGAGAGGCTCACTGATGCCGAGGACAGacg CCCATCTCCGAAAGTCGAAGCCAAGTATCCGAGCTGGTCTGAACTCGCCGGTCTGAAGGATGTAGGCATCAAGAAGTGGGTGACGGCGCTCAGCAACAACGTCAGTTCCAAACTGTTACCGAAGAATCGCCGTCAACTGAAGTGGAGGAAGG GCACCACTGTTGTCTGCTACCTGAAGCTGTGTTCCTTCAAGCAACCTTTCTGA
- the LOC133320234 gene encoding uncharacterized protein LOC133320234 isoform X1 yields MWNIRSRFSSACAVVLLSLLVSSAATDSYFDKTSLDNDSEYKVGKASIKVENENTIYPVAEYEDLGRAGEDPRKSLMENMMEYTERLTDAEDRRPSPKVEAKYPSWSELAGLKDVGIKKWVTALSNNVSSKLLPKNRRQLKWRKGTTVVCYLKLCSFKQPF; encoded by the exons ATGTGGAACATCag GTCAAGGTTTTCCTCAGCTTGTGCTGTTGTATTATTGAGTCTCCTCGTGTCGTCTGCTGCCACTGATTCGTACTTCGACAAGACCAGTCTAGACAATGATTCTGAATATAAGGTGGGCAAAGCATCAATCAAg GTTGAGAATGAGAACACAATTTATCCAGTGGCTGAGTACGAAGACCTCGGACGTGCTGGAGAGGATCCCAGAAAAAGTCTGATGGAGAACATGATGGAATACACTGAGAGGCTCACTGATGCCGAGGACAGacg CCCATCTCCGAAAGTCGAAGCCAAGTATCCGAGCTGGTCTGAACTCGCCGGTCTGAAGGATGTAGGCATCAAGAAGTGGGTGACGGCGCTCAGCAACAACGTCAGTTCCAAACTGTTACCGAAGAATCGCCGTCAACTGAAGTGGAGGAAGG GCACCACTGTTGTCTGCTACCTGAAGCTGTGTTCCTTCAAGCAACCTTTCTGA